From Arthrobacter sp. FW306-2-2C-D06B, a single genomic window includes:
- a CDS encoding DUF2017 domain-containing protein: MAKAFKYGLKGITGYLEPAERELLRGLLDDVISMLEPELSSNEDPLTALIGLDMDVKEPSDRALLRLLPNVMKNDDAASLEFRQLTERSLREGKIGALRAAAMGLDRNELVLTPEEAKLWSMALNDVRLVLAERLDIRDEADADHVHAMQDWSQAEDVESYLALVYNFTTWLQESLVQAMMASMDRKP, translated from the coding sequence GTGGCTAAGGCTTTCAAGTACGGACTCAAGGGCATCACCGGCTACCTTGAGCCCGCCGAGCGCGAACTCCTGCGCGGACTCCTGGACGATGTCATTTCAATGCTGGAACCAGAGCTGTCGAGCAACGAAGATCCCCTGACGGCCTTGATCGGCCTCGACATGGACGTCAAGGAACCGTCCGACCGCGCCCTTTTGCGGCTCCTGCCGAACGTCATGAAGAACGACGACGCCGCGTCCCTCGAGTTCCGCCAGCTCACCGAGCGCTCGCTGAGGGAAGGAAAAATCGGAGCCCTTCGGGCCGCCGCGATGGGCCTGGACCGAAACGAACTCGTCCTCACCCCCGAGGAGGCGAAGCTCTGGTCCATGGCCCTCAACGATGTTCGGTTGGTGCTGGCCGAGCGCCTCGATATCCGCGACGAGGCGGATGCCGACCATGTCCACGCCATGCAGGACTGGTCCCAGGCCGAAGACGTAGAGAGCTACCTGGCGCTCGTCTACAACTTCACCACCTGGCTCCAGGAATCGTTGGTCCAGGCCATGATGGCCTCGATGGACAGGAAACCCTGA
- the clpS gene encoding ATP-dependent Clp protease adapter ClpS: MTTTVGPGTAPGTYTATCTVTDAGLKGEERTDISERSSTDLLSAADIPWNLVVWNDPVNLMSYVSYVFQSYFGYSEAKSNKLMLEVHKKGRSIVAHGGKEQVEQHAVAMHGYGLWATVEKASSSGDGRGRKGGARG; the protein is encoded by the coding sequence ATGACCACTACCGTCGGCCCCGGCACAGCCCCCGGCACCTATACAGCCACCTGCACAGTGACAGACGCAGGCTTAAAGGGAGAAGAACGGACGGACATCTCGGAGCGTTCGTCCACCGACCTCCTCAGCGCTGCAGACATCCCTTGGAACCTGGTGGTCTGGAACGATCCCGTCAATCTCATGAGCTATGTGAGCTACGTTTTCCAGAGCTATTTCGGCTATTCCGAGGCCAAATCCAACAAACTCATGCTCGAGGTCCACAAGAAGGGCCGTTCCATCGTGGCGCATGGGGGCAAGGAACAAGTGGAGCAGCACGCGGTTGCCATGCACGGCTACGGTCTGTGGGCAACAGTTGAAAAGGCAAGCAGCAGCGGCGACGGCCGGGGACGCAAGGGTGGCGCACGTGGCTAA
- the murI gene encoding glutamate racemase, whose product MNSASDAVSDGESAAAALESQRKPETLNSTAPNPLLGSRPIGVFDSGVGGLTVARSIIDQLPHESIIYVGDTANGPYGPLPIAEVRANALGVMDELVDSGVKLLTIACNSASAAVLRDARERYTARYGIPVIEVIQPAVRRAVSATRSGRIGVIGTSATVGSRAYEDTFAAAPDLSITSVACPEFVNFVEAGITTGPELLAAAHEYLEPLRDAGVDTVVLGCTHYPLLTGVISFVMGDDVTLVSSAEETAKDVYRALATHGIQRTDPGLPRHDFMATGDAVQFESLARRFLGPEVLSVRHVDHVAAQYPTGSLARITPEMLEAARAGGHHARTSNFVDRAAFTVNEFGAARGGRIQ is encoded by the coding sequence ATGAACTCAGCATCGGACGCGGTATCGGATGGGGAGAGCGCCGCAGCGGCGTTGGAATCCCAGCGCAAGCCGGAAACACTGAACAGCACAGCACCCAACCCCTTGCTGGGATCACGCCCCATCGGTGTCTTCGATTCCGGAGTCGGCGGACTCACCGTCGCACGGTCCATCATCGACCAGTTGCCCCATGAGTCGATCATCTACGTGGGAGACACTGCCAACGGACCGTACGGGCCGCTCCCGATCGCCGAAGTCCGGGCCAATGCCCTCGGCGTCATGGACGAACTCGTGGACTCGGGCGTGAAACTCCTGACCATTGCCTGCAACTCGGCCTCGGCCGCAGTCTTGCGCGATGCCCGCGAACGCTACACGGCCCGCTACGGAATCCCCGTCATCGAGGTCATCCAACCCGCAGTCCGCCGGGCGGTGTCCGCAACCAGATCCGGCCGGATCGGCGTGATCGGGACATCGGCCACAGTGGGTTCCCGCGCTTACGAGGACACCTTCGCCGCTGCCCCTGACCTGAGCATCACCTCGGTGGCCTGCCCGGAATTCGTGAACTTCGTGGAAGCCGGCATCACCACCGGCCCCGAGTTGCTGGCCGCGGCCCACGAATACCTGGAACCGCTCAGGGACGCCGGTGTGGACACCGTCGTGCTGGGCTGCACCCACTATCCCTTGCTCACCGGCGTGATTTCCTTCGTCATGGGGGACGATGTCACCCTTGTGTCGAGCGCCGAGGAAACCGCCAAAGACGTTTACCGGGCCTTGGCCACCCACGGGATCCAGCGGACCGACCCCGGTTTGCCCCGCCACGACTTCATGGCCACCGGCGACGCTGTCCAGTTCGAATCCCTGGCGCGCCGTTTCCTCGGCCCGGAGGTCCTGTCCGTACGCCACGTGGACCATGTGGCCGCCCAATACCCGACCGGAAGCCTCGCCCGCATCACCCCGGAAATGTTGGAGGCCGCCCGCGCCGGCGGCCATCATGCGAGGACGTCCAATTTCGTTGACCGTGCGGCCTTCACCGTGAACGAATTCGGCGCGGCCCGTGGGGGCCGCATCCAGTGA